The following coding sequences are from one Nilaparvata lugens isolate BPH chromosome 4, ASM1435652v1, whole genome shotgun sequence window:
- the LOC111056756 gene encoding mitochondrial intermembrane space import and assembly protein 40-B, with amino-acid sequence MSYCKREGKDVIIFATEEDHAIPSTVTLPDPEPQPGLILADGSINWNCPCLGGMATGPCGVQFREAFSCFHYSKEEPKGSECFDAFRQMQDCMVKYPALYNSPDDDDDASELGPEFDIKSGVENLSSESALATDDQTLQARPNSKESDEKK; translated from the coding sequence ATGTCATACTGTAAGCGGGAGGGCAAAGACGTGATTATCTTCGCAACCGAAGAAGACCATGCCATTCCGAGCACAGTGACCCTGCCAGACCCCGAACCGCAGCCTGGCTTAATTCTGGCGGACGGCAGCATCAATTGGAATTGCCCGTGTCTGGGTGGCATGGCTACGGGCCCCTGCGGTGTTCAGTTCCGTGAAGCATTCAGCTGTTTCCACTACAGCAAAGAAGAGCCGAAAGGCAGCGAATGCTTCGACGCCTTCCGACAGATGCAGGACTGTATGGTCAAGTATCCTGCTCTGTACAATTCCCCGGATGACGACGACGATGCCAGCGAACTTGGGCCGGAATTCGACATCAAAAGTGGCGTCGAGAACCTCAGTAGCGAATCGGCGCTAGCTACCGATGACCAAACTTTACAAGCGAGACCTAACAGTAAAGAGAGCGACGAAAAAAAGTAG
- the LOC120350822 gene encoding uncharacterized protein LOC120350822, translated as MNINDFGSLHLVVIPCFEADHRTREFVNLLRSLDLYVANWQPTRLDACLDNVITNLNIGNNISCSIVNPLLSDQLALGCNVELPTSTYPASIPAGRDRFTWVRPITQGGRERFLHYLTLIDWSFLKDHPDAQPNFTAFFDRLLTGFNNCVQTKRFLSGRPGKRGALWITDDLLDLRDLVLMAYERFRADRLLSSKRTYMGLRRSYQRAARAARMRYNSELIDRAPNRCKAAWGIIRAAAGVPAPGAVPVSANDLHDAWTSSIRGICEGIRASPVVAADLLSASVWPPALRLLTWRRITCDDVTRVVNCLSNSVSKDIYGMTSATIKDVLALIVSPLTVCINLCFQQSVFPSQLRISKTVPVFKKGDRHDPTNYRPISILPIISKIFEILIAEQLLAYCDQCGLFATTQYGFRKIDPPLMQ; from the exons ATGAATATAAACGATTTTGGATCGTTACATCTTGTGGTGATACCGTGCTTTGAG GCTGACCACAGGACAAGGGAGTTCGTTAACCTACTGAGATCTCTGGACCTCTATGTGGCTAACTGGCAGCCCACTAGATTGGATGCTTGCCTCGATAATGTGATTACAAATCTGAACATTGGCAATAACATTAGTTGTTCAATTGTAAATCCTCTCCTCAGTGACCAACTGGCACTCGGCTGCAATGTGGAATTGCCAACTTCCACCTACCCTGCCTCTATACCTGCAGGGCGTGATCGATTCACTTGGGTGCGACCCATCACACAGGGTGGACGCGAGCGTTTTCTGCATTATCTGACTCTGATTGACTGGAGCTTTCTGAAGGATCATCCTGATGCACAGCCCAATTTCACGGCGTTTTTTGATAGACTCCTGACTGGCTTCAACAACTGCGTTCAAACAAAACGTTTCCTCTCTGGAAGGCCTGGTAAACGTGGTGCACTGTGGATTACGGACGACCTTCTTGACCTGAGAGACCTGGTTCTTATGGCGTATGAGCGGTTTCGGGCTGATCGACTTCTGTCCTCTAAACGGACCTACATGGGACTGAGGAGATCTTACCAGCGGGCTGCTCGTGCGGCCAGGATGCGCTACAACTCTGAGCTGATTGACCGGGCACCCAATAGGTGCAAAGCTGCCTGGGGTATCATCAGGGCCGCTGCGGGTGTACCAGCTCCTGGTGCTGTTCCGGTATCTGCGAATGATCTTCACGATGCGTGGACCAGCTCTATTCGCGGTATCTGCGAGGGGATCCGAGCTTCCCCTGTGGTGGCGGCGGATCTGCTCTCGGCTTCGGTTTGGCCCCCCGCTCTTCGGCTGTTGACCTGGCGCCGTATTACTTGTGATGATGTCACTCGAGTTGTGAACTGTTTGAGCAACTCGGTTAGTAAAGACATTTATGGTATGACCAGTGCTACTATTAAGGATGTATTAGCTCTTATTGTTTCTCCCCTGACTGTTTGTATTAATCTGTGTTTCCAGCAGTCTGTATTTCCTTCTCAGCTTAGAATTTCTAAGACAGTGCCTGTCTTTAAGAAGGGTGATAGGCATGATCCTACtaactataggcctatttccatCCTGCCTATTATATCGaagatttttgaaattcttATTGCCGAGCAACTCCTTGCTTATTGTGACCAGTGCGGCCTGTTTGCGACCACCCAGTATGGTTTCAGGAAAATAGATCCACCACTGATGCAGTAG